The following DNA comes from Myxococcus fulvus.
GCCAGGTAGTAGTGGACGATGAGGTGCTCGGCCTGGTCGGCCTGGGCCACCTTCTCCAGCATCGGCACCGCCTCCGGGAAGCGGCGCAGCTTGAAGAGGGCCACGCCCAGCGGATACGCGAGCGTCAGCTCGGACGGGTTCGCCGTGTGCACGGCCGACACGCGCTCCACGGTGCGCGCCCAGTCCTGGAGCGCGTTGGCGGCGGAGCCCACGCCCGCGGCGGCGGTGATGGAGGTGGGCTCGGCGGCCAGGGCCTTCTCGAAGAGGCCCAGGGCCTTGCGGTACTTCTCCTCGGCCTCCTTCTTGTCACCGGAGGCGCTCGCGGCGCTGGCGGAGACCTGGGCCTGCTCGCCCTCCTTCACCAGCCGCTGCGACTCGGACATGGGGGGCGCGCGGTACTGCGCCAGGGTGGGAGGGCTGGCCAGCGAGGCCAGGAGCGCGAGCGCGGGGACGAGACGTCGCTTGGGGGTGTGGGGTGTGCGGCGCATGCGGGAGTCGTCCAGGGGTCAGGCGGGGCTGAACTCGGCGACGACGACGGTGATGTCGTCGCGCTGCGGCTGTCCCGCGCTGTGGGCGCGGGCGTCCGCGAGCAGCGCTTCACGCAGCGCCTCCGCGGACAGGTGGGCGTTGGCTTGCACCGCGGCGGCCAGGCGCTGGGTGCCGTACATGCGCCCTCCGCCGTCGCGCGCCTCGGTGAGGCCGTCGGTGTACCAGACGACGATGTCGCCGGGGCGCAGCTGGCCGTCGCGCGAGGTGAACTGCGACGTCACGGACGCGCCCAGCAGCGGACCGCGCGCGGGCAGCGAGGCCACCTGACCACTGTGGCGGTTGAAGACCAGGGGGCTGGGGTGCGCGCCGGCCGCGTAGTCGATGACGCCGGTGGACACGTCGATGACGGCCAGGGCGCTGGACATCTGGTGCTCGCCGCGGCCCACGTTGGCCAAGGTCACGTTGAGCGCGGTGATGAGCATCCGCGCGTTGACCTCCGAGGGCTCGCGCAGCGTCATCGCGGAGGCGAAGCCGCTGGTGGCGCTGGTGGCGACCAGCGAGGTGGACAGGCCGTGGCCCGTCACGTCGCCGATGCCGATGACCACGCGCTGCTCATCCAGCGCGGCGCGGAACCACCAGTCGCCGCCGCACGCGTCCGCGGTGACGACGAGGCCCGCGATGCGCAGCGCGCCCACCTGCACCGCGTCGCGGCCGGGCAGGAGCGTCTCCTGGACGGTGCGCGCCAGCGACACCTCGCGCTCCAGCTGCGCCTTGGCGCGCACGTCGTCGAGCAGCACCTTGATGCGCTCGGCCATGTGGTTGAACACCACGCCCAGCGTGCGCACCTCGCGCCCCGCGCCCCGGGCCGCCTGCGTGCGCGCGCCCAGGTCACCGGCGGCCAGCTGCATCACCTTGTTCGTGAGCATGCCCAGCGGACGGGTGATGCGGCGGCTCTGGAACGCGGCCACCACGCCCGCGAGCACCACGAAGCCCAGCCCCAGGCCCAGCATGCGCACCGTGTTCGCGCGCACCGTGGCGCGCTTGTCCCGCTCCAGCTCCTCCAGCTGCACCTGGAGCGCGCGCAGCGAGTAGCTGATGACCACCAGCCCCTTGCCGCTGCTGGAGCCGTAGTCGATGGGCTCCTGAATCTCGTACACGGGCTGGTCGCGGTAGAAGGCCTGCACCAGGCGCTGCTCGGCGACGCGGCCGGTGGGCGCATCGGACTCGGCGGCGCCCGCGGCCTTCGGCTCGCTGTCCGCCATCACCACGCCCTCCGGGTCGAGAATCTGGACGCGGAGGATGTTGGGGTTGGTGGTGACGATGGAGCCGGCCACGCCCTCCAGGAAGGCGTAGTTGTTGTCGCGCAGGTTGGTGACGGAGGTGAGCGCCAGCGTCTGGCCCACCGTGCGCCCCAGCTCGCGGGCCTGCTCCTGGATGCGCTCGGTGGAGCGGCGCGCGGTCTCCTCGAACTGGGACTGGGTGGAGGCCACCGACAGCGCCGCCAGCAGGCCGACGATGACCACGACGAGCGCCGTGGTGGTGAGCAGCAGGATCTGGTCCAGCCGGGGCCCGCGGATGGCGGCGACGTTGGGCAGCTCGCCCGCCTCCAGCGGCGCGATGAGCGTGCCCGTCTGCTCGGCGTGGGGCAGGCCCACGTTGGAGGTCAGGCGCGTGGCGGTGGACTCGCGAGAGCCCGTGAGCTCCCGGGTGCCTGTCCTCTCGGCCGGGGGTGGGGCTGCTCCCGGAGACGTGCCAGGGGACGTACCGGACTCCGGCGCGGGGTTCAGACGCGTGTTCGTGCTGGACAAGGACACACCCGGAAGGGCCACGCCCGAGGCGCGGCGGGAGCGGGAAAGAGTCGCGACTCTAGCGCACTTCTCCTGCTTCGCGAGGTCCTGCCCCCCACGACACGTCTCAACCACCGCGCGGCGCGACGTGCCTTGACGGGTGTGGCCCGCATCCTGTCCCGCGAGGACACTTCACGTCGGGTGAGTGTCGGGCGAGGCCCTTCACCCAGCGTCCACGCTCGGGGCCGGTTAGGCTCGCGGGAGCATGAAGCCGCTCTTCCACGTGGCGCGAACGCCCGTTCATCTCCAGCCGCTCTTCTTCCTCACCGCGCTGGCGACGGGCTGGGATTTCGCAGCGGAGCCCGGCCGTCTGGCGATGTGGCTGCCCGTGGTCTTCGTGTCCGTGC
Coding sequences within:
- a CDS encoding PP2C family protein-serine/threonine phosphatase, whose protein sequence is MSSTNTRLNPAPESGTSPGTSPGAAPPPAERTGTRELTGSRESTATRLTSNVGLPHAEQTGTLIAPLEAGELPNVAAIRGPRLDQILLLTTTALVVVIVGLLAALSVASTQSQFEETARRSTERIQEQARELGRTVGQTLALTSVTNLRDNNYAFLEGVAGSIVTTNPNILRVQILDPEGVVMADSEPKAAGAAESDAPTGRVAEQRLVQAFYRDQPVYEIQEPIDYGSSSGKGLVVISYSLRALQVQLEELERDKRATVRANTVRMLGLGLGFVVLAGVVAAFQSRRITRPLGMLTNKVMQLAAGDLGARTQAARGAGREVRTLGVVFNHMAERIKVLLDDVRAKAQLEREVSLARTVQETLLPGRDAVQVGALRIAGLVVTADACGGDWWFRAALDEQRVVIGIGDVTGHGLSTSLVATSATSGFASAMTLREPSEVNARMLITALNVTLANVGRGEHQMSSALAVIDVSTGVIDYAAGAHPSPLVFNRHSGQVASLPARGPLLGASVTSQFTSRDGQLRPGDIVVWYTDGLTEARDGGGRMYGTQRLAAAVQANAHLSAEALREALLADARAHSAGQPQRDDITVVVAEFSPA